The Williamsia sp. DF01-3 genome has a window encoding:
- a CDS encoding VOC family protein, whose translation MTIKLENIGIAVRDIEATISFFSDLELTVLGRDTVSGEWADTAVGLDGNHAKIAVLQTPDGHGQIELFEYIHPEAIDTPPTLPNEIGMHRIAFSVDDIDEALAIAARHGHHPLRGVANYQGIYKLTYVRGPSGILVMFAQALAIADSDE comes from the coding sequence ATGACCATCAAGCTGGAGAACATCGGTATTGCCGTACGCGACATCGAGGCCACGATCAGTTTCTTCTCAGATCTCGAACTCACGGTTCTCGGCCGCGACACGGTCAGCGGTGAGTGGGCCGACACCGCTGTCGGCCTCGACGGAAACCACGCGAAGATCGCCGTCCTACAGACTCCGGACGGACACGGACAGATCGAACTGTTCGAATACATCCACCCCGAGGCGATCGATACGCCACCCACGCTGCCCAACGAGATCGGCATGCACCGCATCGCCTTCTCCGTCGACGACATCGATGAGGCCCTCGCGATCGCAGCACGGCACGGCCACCACCCGCTCCGCGGCGTCGCCAACTATCAGGGGATCTACAAGCTCACCTACGTGCGTGGGCCGAGCGGGATTCTTGTCATGTTCGCCCAGGCGCTCGCAATCGCGGACTCTGACGAATAG
- a CDS encoding flavodoxin family protein, with protein sequence MTSSRSQHRNTRRIADALGDVLEARVLTPAQATPAVLEQAALVGFGSGIYWMGFDQRLVDCIRPLPDMSGRNAFVFATSGLPEPPFRRYTHRLGLILEDRGFRLAGSFTCRGLDTWGPFKLVGGVSKGRPDAGDVAAAKNFAESMRLIAEDGT encoded by the coding sequence GTGACATCGTCGCGATCGCAGCATCGCAATACTCGCCGCATCGCCGACGCTCTCGGCGACGTACTCGAGGCCCGCGTGCTGACGCCCGCACAAGCTACTCCCGCCGTCCTCGAGCAAGCCGCTCTTGTGGGGTTCGGGTCAGGAATCTACTGGATGGGCTTTGACCAGCGGCTTGTGGACTGCATCCGGCCGCTTCCCGACATGTCGGGCCGTAACGCTTTCGTGTTCGCAACCAGCGGCCTGCCCGAGCCCCCGTTTCGGCGGTACACGCACCGGCTCGGGCTCATTCTCGAAGACCGCGGATTCCGGCTTGCGGGATCCTTCACGTGCCGTGGCCTCGACACATGGGGACCGTTCAAACTGGTTGGCGGAGTAAGTAAAGGGCGCCCCGATGCCGGTGACGTCGCGGCGGCGAAGAACTTTGCCGAAAGTATGCGTCTCATCGCAGAGGATGGGACTTAG
- a CDS encoding chromosome condensation regulator yields the protein MGKLIAAGRRHSVGVVADGSVVAAGDLLAPETWVGDWRGIAAVAAGNVHTASNTGRSHTVGLRTDGTVVATGWNDDGQCEVADWVNVADIAAGWRRTVAVFADGSACARGRHREGACDVDGWSEMVAVAAGDWHTVGVRADATVAAVGNNRRAQCEVTGWRRVRAVAADYLHTVALDADGRVFAVGDRGAGIADACRWRDVVAVCAGSHHTFGIDAGGRVRAAGNNSRGQCDVGSWRDIVAVAAGSTHTLGLRADGSVMATGNNDDGQCDVGRWRIDPDGRPRRP from the coding sequence ATGGGCAAACTCATCGCTGCCGGACGGCGTCATTCGGTCGGTGTGGTCGCCGATGGCTCGGTGGTTGCCGCCGGCGACCTGCTGGCTCCAGAGACCTGGGTGGGCGATTGGCGGGGCATAGCTGCTGTCGCGGCTGGGAACGTGCACACGGCGTCCAATACGGGTCGATCGCACACTGTCGGATTGCGCACCGACGGTACCGTCGTCGCCACCGGGTGGAACGACGATGGGCAGTGCGAGGTCGCCGACTGGGTGAACGTAGCGGACATTGCTGCTGGTTGGCGGCGTACGGTGGCCGTCTTCGCGGACGGATCAGCATGCGCGCGAGGACGTCACCGCGAGGGTGCCTGTGATGTCGACGGGTGGAGCGAGATGGTTGCTGTGGCCGCCGGGGATTGGCACACGGTAGGGGTCCGGGCGGACGCCACCGTGGCTGCGGTGGGCAACAACCGTAGAGCTCAATGCGAGGTCACCGGGTGGCGCCGGGTGAGGGCCGTCGCGGCGGACTATTTGCACACCGTCGCGCTCGATGCCGATGGCCGGGTGTTCGCAGTCGGCGACCGCGGTGCAGGAATCGCGGACGCGTGCCGATGGCGTGACGTCGTGGCGGTCTGCGCCGGCAGTCATCACACTTTCGGGATCGACGCAGGAGGTCGAGTCCGCGCCGCAGGCAACAACTCCCGTGGACAATGCGACGTCGGGTCGTGGCGGGATATCGTCGCCGTCGCGGCCGGCTCGACCCACACCCTCGGGTTACGAGCCGACGGTTCGGTCATGGCCACGGGGAACAACGACGACGGACAGTGCGATGTCGGGCGATGGCGCATCGACCCCGACGGTCGGCCCCGCCGACCCTAG
- a CDS encoding guanine deaminase, with the protein MKHVYRGQIFHVAGSVKVTTAEEALVFVADGALVVDSEGTIEWCGEFADLPAEHEHAAIVDYRPGFILPGFVDTHIHFPQTYAGDSYGGGQLLEWLERCIFPSESKFGDRDFGRAAAVEFTNQRVRAGTTAAMVFGSAFPDAQDALFEETQRRGLRVVSGRGIQTRGPDSAGPLITSEEKAIELTAAEVDKWHAADTGDVATALLHVALVPRFSLSVTPTTMAALGELYTDLRSKGVYVHTHLNENNRPGTGEVDATKADYQVNSYLDTYDGKFLPGSKVGGESLLGPRTIMAHSVHCQDGELARMAETGTSISHCPVSQLFLGSGTMPWLRTVASGVNISLGTDHGGGDEWLISRVANDAFKVHITEPGDAGVSMHPAEMLFVATLGGARALDMENRFGNFDTGKEADFVVIDPERWPSLANAIDNGARADDEKMARDQMLFALLMQLREPAISAVYVKGRKIDDV; encoded by the coding sequence GTGAAACATGTCTATCGCGGTCAAATCTTTCATGTCGCCGGGTCGGTGAAGGTCACCACGGCTGAAGAAGCGCTGGTCTTCGTCGCCGACGGGGCATTGGTGGTGGACAGCGAGGGCACCATCGAGTGGTGCGGCGAGTTCGCCGACCTACCCGCCGAGCACGAGCACGCGGCGATCGTCGACTACCGGCCCGGTTTCATCCTGCCGGGGTTCGTCGACACCCATATCCACTTCCCGCAGACCTACGCCGGTGACTCCTACGGCGGCGGGCAATTGCTCGAATGGCTCGAGAGGTGCATCTTCCCCTCCGAATCCAAGTTCGGTGACCGCGACTTCGGGCGGGCCGCGGCAGTGGAGTTCACCAATCAGCGGGTGCGGGCGGGTACCACCGCGGCGATGGTGTTCGGCTCGGCGTTCCCTGACGCGCAGGATGCGCTGTTCGAGGAGACGCAGCGCCGTGGACTGCGGGTCGTCAGTGGTCGCGGCATCCAGACACGAGGACCCGACTCGGCCGGCCCGCTGATCACCAGCGAGGAGAAGGCCATCGAACTGACCGCTGCGGAGGTGGACAAGTGGCACGCCGCCGACACCGGCGACGTCGCGACTGCGCTGCTGCATGTGGCTCTGGTGCCGAGGTTCTCGCTGTCGGTGACCCCGACGACGATGGCAGCGCTGGGCGAGCTCTACACCGACCTGCGGTCGAAGGGTGTCTACGTCCACACCCATCTCAACGAGAACAACCGTCCCGGCACCGGTGAGGTGGACGCCACCAAGGCCGACTACCAGGTGAACTCGTACCTCGACACCTACGACGGCAAGTTCCTGCCCGGCTCGAAGGTCGGTGGCGAATCGCTGCTCGGACCGCGCACAATCATGGCCCACTCGGTGCACTGTCAAGACGGTGAGCTCGCCCGGATGGCCGAGACCGGCACCTCCATCTCCCATTGCCCGGTGTCCCAGTTGTTCCTGGGGTCGGGCACGATGCCGTGGCTGCGGACAGTGGCATCAGGCGTCAACATCTCACTCGGCACCGACCACGGTGGCGGTGACGAATGGCTGATCTCGCGAGTTGCCAACGACGCCTTCAAAGTTCACATCACCGAGCCCGGCGATGCCGGTGTGTCCATGCACCCGGCCGAGATGTTGTTCGTCGCGACCCTCGGCGGGGCGCGGGCGCTGGACATGGAAAACCGGTTCGGCAACTTCGACACCGGCAAGGAGGCTGATTTCGTGGTGATCGATCCCGAGCGTTGGCCGTCGCTGGCCAACGCCATCGACAACGGCGCCCGCGCCGATGACGAGAAGATGGCACGCGACCAGATGCTGTTCGCCTTGCTGATGCAGCTCCGAGAGCCGGCGATCAGCGCCGTCTACGTCAAGGGCCGCAAGATCGACGACGTCTGA
- a CDS encoding GAF and ANTAR domain-containing protein encodes MENPDIELDLTARMVAVAGTLRSNSNGVDTLAQAVTKTAVDCIPGTECAGVIACLGPHGEPVAGNGLASQADQLQHELREGPAVRPKADRSTVWIDDFDSEDRWPRFAARAQELGIASMASFRLFSGKDDLGTLNLYSSTKKAFDERARTLGEVFAAHTAVAFSVLRERENLSVALTSRDLIGQAKGMVMERYGIGADEAFALLARLSQESNTKVAEIAKQVVEAGSDPV; translated from the coding sequence GTGGAAAACCCCGACATCGAACTCGATCTGACGGCCCGAATGGTCGCCGTGGCGGGCACCCTGCGGTCGAACAGCAACGGCGTCGACACGCTTGCGCAGGCCGTCACCAAGACGGCGGTGGACTGCATCCCGGGCACCGAGTGCGCAGGTGTCATCGCGTGCCTGGGGCCTCACGGTGAGCCGGTGGCGGGCAACGGGCTGGCAAGCCAGGCTGATCAGCTCCAGCACGAGCTACGCGAGGGCCCGGCCGTGCGCCCCAAGGCCGATCGCTCTACCGTGTGGATCGACGACTTCGACTCAGAGGACCGTTGGCCACGGTTCGCCGCACGCGCGCAGGAGCTGGGTATCGCCTCGATGGCGAGTTTTCGATTGTTCTCCGGCAAGGACGACCTGGGAACCCTCAATCTCTACAGTTCGACCAAAAAGGCGTTCGACGAACGCGCCCGCACACTCGGCGAGGTGTTCGCTGCACACACTGCCGTGGCGTTCTCGGTGCTTCGCGAGCGCGAGAACCTCTCCGTCGCGCTGACCAGCCGTGACCTGATCGGACAGGCCAAGGGAATGGTGATGGAGCGCTACGGCATCGGCGCCGATGAGGCGTTCGCGTTGTTGGCCAGGCTGTCCCAGGAGTCGAATACGAAGGTTGCCGAGATCGCGAAGCAGGTCGTGGAAGCCGGATCAGACCCGGTCTGA
- a CDS encoding antibiotic biosynthesis monooxygenase: MTERSTEATVLVPFHDVPDAQFESWFEELAARIQSAPGHLYTLSAEHAQRAVALTFDTEESLHRWLDSAEWADAVKMAAENGIRREFSDLVIVEGQVPPTGVALFRHKVDQENVAGFIDAQRTLMDLNAAAPGYEFAVLFGPRELADGTDEWSAVLKFRNDESLAAWVDSPDRADALTQLRSHLSEEYSASFEHNTFGSIMRVTDGKPTVTPEWKVAMMVLLVLYPTVMTLSRFVGPVLDGWGADPWLSMWLSQILSVSLLTYALMPLATWAFSFWLDPARGSSVKVSVTGAVAVCVLYALTLTVFASVRWLQFWDYA; the protein is encoded by the coding sequence GTGACCGAAAGATCGACTGAGGCAACGGTACTCGTTCCGTTCCACGATGTACCGGACGCCCAGTTCGAGTCATGGTTCGAGGAACTCGCCGCCCGTATCCAATCGGCGCCCGGTCATCTGTACACCCTGTCGGCGGAACACGCGCAACGGGCAGTGGCCCTGACGTTCGACACCGAGGAGTCGTTGCACCGCTGGCTGGATTCGGCAGAGTGGGCCGACGCGGTGAAAATGGCTGCCGAGAACGGTATCCGGCGGGAGTTCAGCGACCTCGTGATCGTCGAAGGCCAGGTGCCTCCCACCGGAGTGGCGTTGTTCCGTCACAAGGTCGATCAAGAGAACGTCGCCGGGTTCATCGACGCCCAGCGCACCTTGATGGACCTGAACGCCGCCGCCCCCGGCTATGAGTTCGCAGTTTTGTTCGGCCCCAGGGAGCTGGCTGACGGTACCGATGAATGGAGCGCCGTTCTCAAGTTCCGCAACGACGAGTCGCTCGCCGCCTGGGTTGACTCACCCGACCGTGCCGACGCCTTGACCCAGTTGCGGTCGCATCTGTCAGAGGAGTACTCGGCGTCGTTCGAACACAACACCTTCGGATCCATCATGCGGGTCACCGACGGAAAGCCAACCGTCACGCCCGAATGGAAGGTCGCGATGATGGTGCTGTTGGTGCTCTATCCGACCGTGATGACCCTGTCGCGATTTGTCGGACCGGTGCTCGATGGATGGGGCGCCGACCCCTGGCTGTCGATGTGGCTCAGTCAGATCCTGTCGGTGTCGCTGCTGACCTACGCGTTGATGCCACTGGCCACCTGGGCATTCAGTTTCTGGCTGGACCCTGCCCGGGGCTCTTCTGTGAAAGTCTCGGTGACCGGTGCAGTTGCCGTGTGCGTGCTGTACGCGCTCACGCTCACCGTGTTCGCCTCCGTGCGGTGGTTGCAGTTCTGGGACTACGCCTGA